Proteins from a genomic interval of Piscinibacter sp. HJYY11:
- the rplQ gene encoding 50S ribosomal protein L17 has translation MRHRHGLRKLNRTSEHRLAMLRNMTNSLLQHEAIKTTLPKAKELRRVVEPLITLAKEPTLANRRLAFDRTRDRDIVTKLFNELGPRYKARPGGYTRILKMGFRVGDNAPMAFVELVDRPEPAAEAADDKAE, from the coding sequence ATGCGTCACCGTCACGGACTTCGTAAGCTCAACCGCACCAGCGAGCATCGTCTCGCCATGCTGCGCAACATGACCAACTCGCTGCTGCAGCACGAGGCAATCAAGACCACGCTGCCCAAGGCCAAGGAACTGCGCCGCGTTGTCGAGCCGCTGATCACGCTGGCCAAGGAGCCGACGCTGGCCAACCGCCGCCTCGCCTTCGACCGCACGCGCGACCGCGACATCGTCACCAAGCTCTTCAATGAACTGGGCCCGCGCTACAAGGCGCGCCCGGGCGGCTACACCCGCATCCTGAAGATGGGCTTCCGTGTGGGCGACAACGCGCCGATGGCGTTTGTCGAGCTGGTGGATCGCCCTGAGCCGGCCGCAGAAGCGGCCGACGACAAGGCCGAATAA
- the rplO gene encoding 50S ribosomal protein L15, which translates to MELNTIKPAEGSKRPRRRVGRGIGSGLGKTAGRGHKGQKSRSGGYHKVGFEGGQMPLQRRLPKRGFKSASLKFNAEISLTDLERLGAAEVDVLALKAAGLVGELAKVVKVIKSGELTKKVVLKGIGATAGAKAAIEAAGGSIA; encoded by the coding sequence ATGGAACTCAACACCATCAAGCCCGCTGAGGGTTCGAAGCGCCCCCGCCGCCGTGTCGGCCGTGGCATCGGTTCGGGCCTGGGCAAGACTGCCGGCCGTGGCCACAAGGGCCAGAAGTCGCGTTCGGGCGGCTACCACAAGGTCGGCTTCGAAGGCGGCCAGATGCCGCTGCAGCGTCGCCTGCCGAAGCGCGGCTTCAAGTCGGCGTCGCTCAAGTTCAACGCTGAAATCAGCCTCACCGACCTGGAGCGCCTGGGCGCCGCCGAAGTCGATGTGCTCGCACTGAAGGCCGCAGGCCTTGTGGGCGAGCTGGCCAAGGTCGTCAAGGTGATCAAGTCGGGCGAGTTGACCAAGAAGGTCGTGCTCAAGGGCATCGGCGCCACTGCAGGCGCCAAGGCTGCGATCGAAGCCGCTGGCGGTTCGATCGCCTGA
- the rpsE gene encoding 30S ribosomal protein S5: protein MAKFTPRAQAEGNDDGLKEKMIAVNRVTKVVKGGRTLSFAALTVVGDGDGRIGMGKGKAKEVPVAVQKAMESARRNLFKVSLKNGTIHHKVVGEHGASRVLMAPAKPGDGIIAGGPMRAVFEVMGVTDIVCKSLGSSNPYNMVRATLDALKNISTPAEIAAKRGLTVEEITS from the coding sequence ATGGCAAAGTTCACTCCCCGCGCACAAGCCGAAGGCAATGACGACGGCCTGAAGGAAAAGATGATCGCGGTGAACCGCGTCACCAAGGTGGTGAAGGGCGGCCGCACGCTGAGCTTCGCGGCGCTGACGGTCGTCGGCGACGGCGATGGCCGCATCGGCATGGGCAAGGGCAAGGCCAAGGAAGTGCCGGTGGCCGTGCAGAAGGCCATGGAATCGGCCCGCCGCAACCTGTTCAAGGTCTCGCTCAAGAACGGCACGATCCACCACAAGGTGGTTGGCGAGCACGGCGCTTCGCGCGTGCTGATGGCGCCGGCCAAGCCGGGTGACGGCATCATCGCCGGCGGCCCGATGCGCGCCGTCTTTGAAGTGATGGGCGTGACCGACATCGTGTGCAAGAGCCTCGGATCGTCGAACCCCTACAACATGGTTCGCGCCACGCTCGACGCGCTGAAGAACATCAGCACCCCGGCCGAGATCGCCGCCAAGCGCGGCCTGACGGTCGAAGAGATCACCAGCTGA
- a CDS encoding DNA-directed RNA polymerase subunit alpha, whose amino-acid sequence MQTNLLKPKAINVEPLGGNRAKVTLEPFERGYGHTLGNALRRVLLSSMVGYAPTEVTIAGVLHEYSAIDGVQEDVVHIMLNLKGVVFRLHNRDEVTLVLRKEGEGPVTAGDIQTPHDVEIINPEHVIAHLSQGGKLDMQIKVEKGRGYVPGTLRRYGDEPTKSIGRIVLDASFSPVSRVSYTVESARVEQRTDLDKLVMEIATNGAITPEEAIRASAKILVEQLAVFAQLEGSEIAAFDAPAQRSTQFDPILLRPVDELELTVRSANCLKAENIYYIGDLIQRTETELLKTPNLGRKSLNEIKEVLASRGLTLGARLENWPPQGLDKR is encoded by the coding sequence ATGCAAACAAACCTGCTCAAACCCAAAGCCATCAATGTGGAGCCGCTGGGCGGCAACCGCGCCAAGGTCACGCTCGAACCCTTCGAGCGCGGCTATGGCCACACGCTCGGCAACGCGCTGCGTCGCGTGCTGCTGTCGTCGATGGTGGGGTATGCGCCGACCGAAGTCACCATCGCCGGCGTGCTGCACGAGTACTCGGCGATCGACGGTGTGCAAGAAGACGTGGTTCACATCATGCTGAACCTCAAGGGCGTGGTGTTCCGCCTGCACAACCGTGATGAGGTCACGCTGGTCCTGCGCAAGGAAGGCGAAGGCCCCGTCACTGCCGGCGACATCCAGACGCCGCACGACGTCGAAATCATCAACCCCGAGCACGTCATCGCTCACCTGTCGCAAGGCGGCAAGCTCGACATGCAGATCAAGGTCGAGAAGGGCCGCGGCTACGTGCCGGGCACGCTGCGCCGCTACGGCGACGAGCCGACCAAGTCGATCGGCCGCATCGTGCTGGACGCCTCGTTCTCGCCGGTTTCGCGCGTGAGCTATACCGTGGAAAGCGCCCGCGTCGAGCAGCGCACCGACCTCGACAAGCTCGTGATGGAAATTGCCACCAACGGCGCCATCACGCCGGAAGAAGCGATCCGCGCCTCGGCCAAGATCCTCGTCGAGCAGCTCGCCGTGTTCGCGCAGCTCGAAGGCAGCGAAATCGCTGCGTTCGATGCGCCGGCCCAGCGCAGCACGCAGTTTGACCCGATCCTGCTGCGCCCGGTCGACGAGCTCGAGCTCACCGTGCGTTCGGCCAACTGCCTGAAGGCCGAAAACATCTACTACATCGGCGACCTCATCCAGCGCACCGAAACCGAGCTGCTCAAGACGCCGAACCTCGGCCGCAAGTCGCTCAACGAAATCAAGGAAGTGCTGGCCTCGCGTGGTCTCACGCTCGGCGCCCGCCTGGAAAACTGGCCGCCCCAGGGCCTAGACAAGCGTTAA
- the rpmD gene encoding 50S ribosomal protein L30, whose protein sequence is MAAADKKTLTVKLVRSIAGTRESHRATVRGLGLRKLNSTSTLEDTPSVRGMIIKVQYLVKVI, encoded by the coding sequence ATGGCAGCAGCCGACAAGAAGACCCTCACCGTGAAGCTCGTGCGCAGCATCGCCGGCACGCGCGAATCGCATCGCGCCACCGTGCGCGGCCTGGGCCTGCGCAAGCTCAACAGCACCTCCACGCTCGAGGACACCCCGTCCGTGCGCGGCATGATCATCAAGGTCCAGTACCTGGTGAAAGTGATCTGA
- the secY gene encoding preprotein translocase subunit SecY, whose protein sequence is MATNANQLAKSGKFGDLRRRLVFLLLALVVYRIGAHIPVPGIDPAQLQEMFKSQEGGILSLLNVFSGGALSRFTVFALGIMPYISASIIMQLMTYVVPSLEALKKEGEAGRRKITQYTRYGTLGLALFQALGIAIALEGSPGLVISPGFGFRLTAVVSLVAGTMFLMWLGEQITERGLGNGISIIIFSGIAAGLPSAIGGLLELVRTGAMSVLVAIFIVVLVGAVTYLVVFVERGQRKILVNYAKRQVGNKVYGGQSSHLPLKLNMSGVIPPIFASSIILLPATIVGWFATGDSLRWLKDLAAALSPGQPIYVMLFAAAIVFFCFFYTALVFNSRETADNLKKSGAFIPGIRPGEQTARHIDRILSRLTLAGAIYITAVCLLPEFLVLKYNVPFYFGGTSLLIIVVVTMDFWAQVQSYVMSQQYESLLKKASFKAS, encoded by the coding sequence GTGGCAACCAACGCGAATCAGCTGGCCAAGAGCGGCAAGTTCGGCGACCTTCGTCGCCGGCTTGTCTTCTTGTTGCTCGCGCTCGTGGTGTACCGCATCGGGGCGCACATTCCTGTGCCTGGCATCGACCCTGCACAGCTGCAGGAGATGTTCAAGTCGCAGGAAGGCGGCATCCTGAGCCTGCTCAACGTGTTCTCCGGTGGCGCACTGTCGCGCTTCACGGTGTTCGCGCTGGGCATCATGCCGTACATCTCTGCGTCGATCATCATGCAGCTGATGACCTACGTGGTGCCGTCGCTCGAAGCCTTGAAGAAGGAAGGCGAGGCCGGCCGCCGCAAGATCACGCAGTACACGCGCTACGGCACGCTGGGCTTGGCGCTTTTCCAGGCGCTGGGCATTGCCATCGCCCTCGAGGGCTCGCCGGGTCTCGTGATCTCCCCGGGCTTCGGCTTCCGACTGACCGCGGTGGTGAGCCTGGTTGCCGGGACGATGTTCCTGATGTGGCTTGGTGAGCAGATCACCGAGCGTGGCCTGGGCAATGGTATCTCGATCATCATCTTCAGCGGTATCGCAGCGGGTCTGCCCAGCGCCATTGGCGGGTTGCTGGAGCTGGTGCGTACTGGGGCGATGAGCGTGCTGGTGGCGATCTTCATCGTGGTGCTGGTGGGCGCGGTCACCTACCTTGTGGTGTTCGTCGAGCGCGGTCAGCGCAAGATCCTGGTGAACTACGCCAAGCGCCAGGTCGGCAACAAGGTCTATGGGGGCCAGTCGTCGCACCTGCCGCTGAAGCTCAACATGTCGGGTGTGATCCCGCCGATCTTCGCGTCGTCGATCATCTTGCTGCCGGCCACCATCGTGGGCTGGTTCGCCACCGGTGACAGCCTGCGCTGGTTGAAGGACCTTGCCGCCGCGTTGTCGCCTGGGCAGCCGATCTACGTGATGCTCTTTGCCGCGGCGATCGTGTTCTTCTGCTTCTTCTACACGGCGCTGGTGTTCAACAGCCGTGAGACCGCGGACAACCTGAAGAAGAGCGGTGCCTTCATTCCGGGCATTCGCCCTGGTGAGCAGACGGCCCGTCACATCGACCGCATCCTGTCCCGCCTGACGCTGGCCGGTGCGATCTACATCACCGCGGTCTGCCTGCTGCCCGAATTCCTGGTGCTGAAGTACAACGTCCCGTTCTACTTCGGCGGTACCTCCCTGCTGATCATCGTGGTCGTCACGATGGACTTCTGGGCCCAGGTTCAAAGTTATGTGATGAGTCAGCAGTACGAGTCGCTGCTGAAGAAGGCAAGTTTCAAGGCGAGCTGA
- the rpmJ gene encoding 50S ribosomal protein L36 encodes MKVAASVKAMCRNCKVIRRKGVVRVICTDPRHKQRQG; translated from the coding sequence ATGAAAGTTGCAGCATCGGTCAAGGCAATGTGCCGGAATTGCAAGGTCATCCGCCGCAAGGGCGTGGTGCGCGTGATCTGCACCGATCCGCGTCACAAGCAGCGCCAGGGCTGA
- the rpsM gene encoding 30S ribosomal protein S13, with amino-acid sequence MARIAGINIPPHKHAEIGLTAIYGIGRTTAQKICTASGVPFDRKIKDLTDADLEKIREEIGKITIEGDLRREMSINIKRLMDLGCYRGFRHRRGLPVRGQRTKTNARTRKGPRKSGALVKK; translated from the coding sequence ATGGCACGTATTGCTGGTATCAACATTCCGCCGCACAAGCACGCCGAGATCGGCCTGACTGCGATCTACGGCATCGGCCGCACGACCGCGCAGAAGATCTGCACCGCCAGTGGCGTTCCCTTCGACCGCAAGATCAAGGACCTGACCGACGCCGATCTGGAAAAGATCCGCGAAGAGATCGGCAAGATCACCATCGAAGGCGACCTGCGTCGCGAGATGTCCATCAACATCAAGCGCCTGATGGACCTGGGCTGCTACCGCGGTTTCCGTCATCGCCGCGGCCTGCCGGTCCGCGGTCAGCGCACCAAGACGAATGCACGCACCCGCAAGGGCCCGCGCAAGTCTGGCGCCCTGGTCAAGAAGTGA
- the rpsD gene encoding 30S ribosomal protein S4, which yields MARYLGPKGKLARREGTDLFLKSARRPIGDKVKFDSKPGQHGRTSGSRTSDFGLQLREKQKVKRMYGILERQFRRYFAEAERRKGNTGANLLSLLESRLDNVVYRMGFGSTRAEGRQLVSHKAITVNGQVVNIASYSVKVGDVVAVREKAKKQLRITDAVKLAESQGMPNWVQVDASKLEGVFKKTPDRDEFGADIKEALIVELYSR from the coding sequence GTGGCACGTTACCTAGGACCCAAGGGCAAACTCGCCCGCCGTGAAGGCACCGATCTTTTCCTGAAGAGCGCCCGCCGCCCGATCGGGGACAAGGTCAAGTTCGACAGCAAGCCCGGCCAGCACGGCCGCACGTCCGGCTCGCGTACCTCCGACTTCGGCCTGCAACTGCGCGAGAAGCAGAAGGTCAAGCGCATGTACGGCATCCTGGAGCGCCAGTTCCGCCGCTATTTCGCCGAAGCCGAGCGCCGCAAGGGCAACACCGGTGCCAACCTCCTGAGCCTGCTCGAGTCGCGCCTCGACAACGTCGTCTACCGCATGGGCTTCGGCTCCACGCGCGCCGAAGGCCGCCAGCTGGTGTCGCACAAGGCCATCACCGTGAACGGCCAGGTCGTGAACATCGCGTCCTACTCGGTCAAGGTCGGTGACGTGGTCGCCGTGCGCGAAAAGGCCAAGAAGCAGCTGCGCATCACCGATGCCGTGAAGCTTGCGGAATCGCAAGGCATGCCCAACTGGGTCCAGGTCGATGCCAGCAAGCTGGAAGGCGTGTTCAAGAAGACGCCGGACCGCGATGAATTCGGCGCCGACATCAAGGAAGCGCTGATCGTTGAACTGTATTCGCGCTGA
- the rpsK gene encoding 30S ribosomal protein S11, whose translation MAKAPQNTAAQRVRKKVRKNVADGIAHVHASFNNTIITITDRQGGALSWASSGGQGFKGSRKSTPFAAQVAAEVAGRAAQEQGIKNLDVRIKGPGPGRESSVRALASLGIRITSISDVTPVPHNGCRPQKRRRI comes from the coding sequence ATGGCTAAAGCACCCCAGAACACCGCCGCCCAGCGCGTGCGCAAGAAGGTCCGCAAGAACGTTGCGGACGGCATCGCGCACGTCCACGCGTCGTTCAACAACACGATCATCACCATCACCGACCGCCAAGGCGGCGCCCTGTCGTGGGCGTCGAGCGGCGGCCAGGGTTTCAAGGGTTCGCGCAAATCGACTCCTTTTGCTGCCCAGGTGGCCGCTGAAGTGGCCGGCCGCGCTGCCCAGGAGCAAGGCATCAAGAACCTCGACGTGCGCATCAAGGGCCCGGGCCCTGGTCGTGAGTCGTCGGTTCGCGCACTGGCTTCGCTGGGCATCCGCATCACCTCCATCTCGGACGTGACGCCGGTCCCGCACAACGGTTGCCGCCCGCAGAAGCGCCGTCGCATCTAA
- the infA gene encoding translation initiation factor IF-1, with product MAKDDVIQMQGEILENLPNATFRVKLENGHIVLGHISGKMRMHYIRILPGDKVTVELTPYDLTRARIVFRAK from the coding sequence ATGGCGAAAGACGACGTCATTCAGATGCAGGGTGAGATTCTGGAGAACCTCCCCAACGCCACGTTTCGCGTGAAGCTGGAAAACGGGCACATCGTGCTGGGCCATATCTCCGGAAAGATGCGCATGCACTACATCCGCATCCTTCCTGGCGACAAGGTGACGGTCGAACTGACGCCTTACGACCTGACGCGGGCACGCATCGTGTTCCGCGCCAAGTAA